The genome window CAGCTAAAGGAGAAGAGGTTTTAGAAGCAGATATCCTATTATCAGCAGTTGGAATCAAAACCAACATCGAAAACATCGGATTAGAAGAAACAGGTATTGCTACCGATAGAGATAAAATCTTAGTTAATGCCTATTACCAAACAAATGTTCCAGGTTACTACGCTATTGGTGATGTAACGCCAGGACAAGCTTTAGCTCACGTAGCTTCAGCAGAAGGTATTTTATGTGTGGAGAAAATCGCAGGAATGCATGTTGAAGCTTTAGATTATGGAAACATTCCAGGTTGTACGTATGCTACTCCAGAAATTGCTTCTGTAGGTTTAACAGAAAAAGCAGCAAAAGAAAAAGGATACGAAATTAAAGTTGGTAAATTCCCATTCTCAGCTTCAGGAAAAGCAAAAGCAGCTGGAACTCCAGACGGTTTTGTAAAAGTAATTTTTGATGCAAAATATGGCGAATGGTTAGGTTGCCACATGATTGGTGCTGGTGTTACGGATATGATTGCAGAGGCAGTTGTAGCGCGCAAATTAGAAACTACTGGACACGAAATCTTAAAAGCAGTTCACCCTCACCCAACAATGAGTGAAGCGGTTATGGAAGCTGTAGCTGATGCTTATGGTGAAGTGATTCACTTGTAGTCTTTAGAACTAAGATAAAAGAATAAAGAAAATAGATTAAATCCGATTTGCAAATGCAGGTCGGATTTTTTTGTTTTAGTAGTTGAAAACTTGGAAAAGGTTTGTAGGAAAAATTAATTATATTTGAGAAACTATACAATAGTATACATATATAAAAAAATTGATATGGTAAGTAATAAAAGTATTCAAAATAAATAAGATAGTGATAACCCAAAACCAAACTTTACAAAATGACCATAATAGAAAAATTCGCAAGAGAATCTATTCAGAATAATATAGAATATGGAATAGACGATTACAAAAATTCCATTAACAAAATAAAAGCTAAAACTTACGATTTTGATAACACATTAGACAAAATAAAATTTATTAGTTTACATATTGACGCCGTAAATAAAATTTATGATGAGCATCTTCCTAAATGTAATAATCCGGAAGAATGCGATACAAATTTCCAATGCGAATCTTTATTATATTATTTAAGACAAGAAATTGGTAAGTACGGCGTAAATGTTAACGAAGACACATTTACAATAGAAGAAAAATTAGAAGCAGAAGATAAACTTGATAAAATCTTAAAGGAAATCGAAGAATTAAAATTAGGTCATCAAATTATTTACGATGATTTAACAAATGAGATTTCGGAACTTAAAGAGCTTTACTTTTTAGGGAAGAAAAAATGGCATCAAATGTTAGCTGGTAAAATCGTGGATATGACTGTAAGTGGCTTGGTAAGTGAAACTCTTTCTAAACAAATTATAGAATCATTAAAACCAAACTTTAGAAACCTAATAGGATGACTCTCCGATAGCGCAGAGTTACAATCCCTACCTACAAAACAAACATTAATTATCAACCAGATAATTTAAGAATTACAACAATGACGCAACAAATTTTATTTCTTATCATGATTTTAATTGGTGGATATTATGCTCGAAAATATGGAAATAAAGCAAAATGTGAGATTGAAAAATTTAATCAGAAAAAAGAAAACGATAAGATAAAAAAGGAATTTGATTGAAAAAATTCACTTTTTTGTCATTCCGACGCAGGAGGAATCACATAAAGAAAAGACTAACAAGAAAAACGTTATGAGATGTTTCCTTACGTCAACATGACAATAGAAAAAGTAAAAAAATGAACAATACAATGATTGAATATAACGAAGGATTTCACACTTATTATGTTTATATCATTACTAATAAATACAAATCAACTTTTTATATTGGAGTAACAAATAACTTAGGCTTAAGATTACAACAGCATAAAGAAAATATCGAAAATGATATTAAAACTTTTGCTTCAAAATACAATCTTCAGTTTTTAGTTTATTATGAAAAATTCTCATGGATTCAACTTGCTATTGCAAGAGAAAAGGAATTGAAAGGTTGGAGAAGAGATAAAAAAATAGATTTAATCAAATCATTTAATGAAAACTTCGAGTTTTTAAATAACAGATTTGATAAAGATGATGTGATTCCTCCTACGTCGGAATGACAAAAGGAATTAAGAATACACAAAACGTGTAATTAAATTCAATTATTATTATCTAAAACGCAACTTTACCACATTTTTTTACAACATATCTTACAAAAATCAGTAATTATCTCGCTAAAAATCAGTACATTTGATAGAGATAATTAGCGCTTCATGAAAAAATATTTTGACAATCTTATTGAAGCATTACAAAACTTCTTGGCAGAAGTTGGAGATATTTCCTACTTTGCCTACCGCTTTTTTAAAGAAGTTTGGAAACCGCCTTATGAATTTAAAGAACTCCTACGTCAGTGTTTTTATATTGGAAATCGTTCTTTATTGCTCGTAAGCGTTACCGGTTTTATCATTGGTTTGGTTTTTACATTACAGTCGCGCCCTACTCTACAAGAATTTGGTGCCGTTTCATGGATGGCTTCTATGGTAAGCGTTTCTATCATTCGTGAAATTGGCCCCATCATTACCGCATTAATTTGCGCTGGAAGAATTGGCTCAGGTATTGGTGCCGAACTCGGTTCGATGAAAGTTACCGAACAAATTGACGCTATGGAAGTTTCGGGAACCAATCCTTTTAAATATTTAGTCATCACACGAATTGTAGCTTGTACGCTTATGTTGCCAATTCTTGTTATCATTGGTGATTTTATTGCTATTTATGGTTCTTTTTTGGTAGAAAACATAAAAGGAAATGTTTCATTTACCTTATACTTTAATCAGGTTTTTAATATTTTAGAATACAGCGACGTCATTCCTGCTACCATAAAAACGTTCTTTTTTGGCTTTGCCATTGGACTTATTGGTTGTTACAAAGGTTATAATTGTAAAAAAGGAACGGCTGGCGTAGGAAAAGCAGCCAATGCAGCGGTTGTTTATACCTCAATGTTGTTGTTTGTTATTGATTTTGTGGCGGTTTTTGTAACTAATATTTTTTACGGATAATCATTATGGATACTACATCAAAAAATACTATTATCGAAATCCATGACTTGCATAAAAGTTTTGGAAACAATGTAGTATTGAATGGATTTGATTTGGTTTTAAATGAAGGAGAAAATTTGGTTGTAATGGGAAAATCGGGTTCTGGAAAATCGGTTATGATTAAATGCATCATTGGATTAGAACAACCCGATAGCGGTTCGATTTTAGTAATGAATCAGGAAATCAATAGTTTAGAACGAGAAGATTTAGATGAATTACGAACCGAAATTGGATTTCTTTTCCAAGGAAGTGCTTTGTATGATTCGATGTCGGTAAGAGAAAATTTAGAATTTCCGCTACGAAGACACACTAAAAAATTTGGTGTAATTAAAGATACAACGCCATTAGTTATGGAAGTTTTAGAAAGCGTTGGTTTAGCACATGCTATCGATTTAATGCCAAACGAACTTTCGGGCGGAATGAAACGTAGAATTGCATTAGCACGAACTTTAATCCTTAAACCTAAAATTATTTTGTACGACGAACCTACAACAGGTTTAGATCCTATTACATCAAAAGAAATCGTACTTTTAATGAATTCGGTTCAGGAAAAATTCAATACGTCATCGATAATCATAACACATGATGTAGATTGTGCTAAAGTAATTGCCAATAGAATGATTTTACTAATAGATGGTATCAATTATATTGAAGGAACATTTGAAGCGTTAGCCAACTCACAAGATCCAAAAGTGCAAGCCTTTTTTAAATAATTAAGCAATGGAAAAAACATCTTCACAAAAAATACAATTAGGAATATTTGTCATCATAGGCACCTTAATTTTTTTAGCTGCCATCTATTTCATTGGAAACAAGCAAAACATGTTTGGCAATACTTCTCGTTTAAATGCTGTTTTTGTTAATGTAAACGGATTGCAGCCAGGAAATAATGTTCGATATGCCGGAATTGATATTGGCACTGTAAACGAAATTGAAATGGTTAACGACACCACAATTACTGTTGTAATGCTAATTGACAATAAAATCATGGAACACATTAAGACAAATGCAATTGCAACCATTGGTTCAGACGGTTTGGTGGGCAACATTATTATCAATATTATTCCAGGAAAAGGCAATGCTCCAAAAGTAACAAATGGCGATACCATTAAATCGTATAGTAGAATTGGCACCGATGCTATGCTAGAAACTTTAAATGTCACCAATGAAAATGCTGCAATGCTAACTGCTGATTTATTAAAAATTACACAAGAAATTACATTAGGCAAAGGAACTGTTGGAATGTTAATTCGTGATACCGTTATGGCACAAGATTTAAAAGCCACAATGAATTATCTCCGATTGACTTCTAAAGGGACATCCGAATCGGTGGCTAGTTTGAATCAGCTGATTAACGATTTGAACAGAAAAGACAACGTAATTGGTACACTAAATGATACGGTTGTTGCCAATAGAATGAAAAAAATTATTGTAAATCTTGAAAAATCGAGTGTTGAAATAAACAAAGTGGTAACTAATTTAAATGCCACAATTACCAACGTAAAAGATGGAAAAGGCGCTTTAAATTACTTATCAAACGATCCTAAATTGGTAAAACAAATCGATTCTACAATGACGAATTTAAACAAAGCGAGCATCAAATTAAATGAAGATTTAGAAGCGTTGAAACACAATTTCTTGTTTAGAGGTTATTTCAAAAAACAAACGAAGGAAAAGGAAAAGATAAAAAAATAAAAAGGCTTTAATCAAAATTGATTAAAGCCATAAAAAATATTTTTAAATTTAATCTGTAAATTATCTAGAATATTCAGAATACAAAACTCCTACTACTCCACTATCATTGATTAATGTTTTAATTTTCATGAAATTAGCATTTAAAGTAACTACTTTAGATGTTTCTCCATCAATTATTAAATCATCTGTAGAAGAATTATATGAATAAGTTCCACTTTCAGTAACTGGTTCTATTACTGTTGTTTCACTATAATTTAATGATGGAATAGTTACTTCTAAATAACCGCTAATGATATTACTATCATAAGTCCCATCCGATTTAAATTCCATTGTTCCTTCAGAATCACCATCCATAGTGGAGTTCATACCAGAATATGTTGCATTTCCGTATATTCTTCCCAATTGCCAAACACCTTCAATGTTTCCTGTTGTAGCATCACCATCATCACTACTACATCCGTTTAAAAATAGAACAGATAATAATAAAAAAGTTACTTTTAAAGAATTACTCAAAAATTTCATGTTGTTATTTGTTTAGTTATTTAAATTTTCTCTTTTACAAGGTTCAAAACCAATTCAAATTGTTCTTTTTTAGATAAACTTGAATTATCTACTTCAATAGCGTCGTCTGCTTTAACTAAAGGCGAATCTTCTCTGTGTGTGTCGATATAATCGCGCTCTTCTACATTTTGTAAAACATCTTCAAATGTAACATGTTGTCCCTTTTCAACCAATTCATCAAAACGACGTTGCGCTCTTGTTCTTGAGCTTGCTGTCATGAATAATTTTAACTCGGCATCTGGGAAAACTACGGTTCCGATGTCTCTACCATCCATAACAATTCCTTTGTCTTTGCCCATTTCTTGTTGCTGCTCGACTAATTTAGCACGCACTTCCGAAACTTCGGCAACTTTACTCACCATACGAGAAACTTCAATCGTTCTGATTTGCGTTTCGATGTTTTCGTTGTTTAAATACATTTCGGCAAATCCTAAAGCAGAATTAAATTGAAAACGTAAGTTGATATTAGGCAATTGCGCAATCAAACCCGCTTTGTCTAAATGCGTTTCAGAAACTAAGTTATGTTGCATAGCAAAATACGCTACAGCACGATACATAGCACCTGTATCAACGTAGACATAACCCAATGTTGCAGCCAACTGCTTTGCTAATGTACTTTTTCCTGTTGACGAAAAACCGTCTATTGCTATGGTAATTTTTTTCATGTTTTTTAAATATTGACTTTTATTTTAACATATAAGTCATGTAAGTGATACTTTGTGAATAATGAAGTTCATCTAAGTAATCACTAATTACTTTTCACTAATCACTCATTTCTACTCCAAATCAATCATCAATCCAAATAAACTCGTATTGGCTGCCACCGTATATCTCGAATACGAATAATCAAATTTAACTTTCCCAAAACGAATTCCAAAACCAACAGAAATTCCAGAAAAATTACGTTGCTCTAAAATACGCAATTCTTCACTTCTTCTAAAATTATAACCCAATCGAATGTTGAATCCTTTTTCAGGAAATAATTCCGCTCCAAGAATCACGTGACGTAAAGCATTATTAAAAAAGGATACTTTTTCTTCTTTAGTTCCACCATCCAAATTGCCTTCTGCCCTATTTGGATTTGAAAAAGCAATATTCCATTGTTGTAAGTTTTCAAACGTCATGTGCCAACGAATTGGAACGTTCTCCATTAACTGCGAAATACCAGCGTCAATAGCTAGTGGTAATTTTTCATTGGTATCTTCGTATGGTTTTATTTGGAAACCTAAATTTCGAACTGTTAAACCATAATTGATGTCATTATCATAATCAACATATAAAAAACCTAAATCAACGGCAGCTCCCCAAGAATTATAAGTCTCTAAAGTAGAAGAAATCAATTTAGCATTAACACCAACAAACATATCTGTCCAAGGCAAGTTGTAGGCATAACCCAAAGAAAGTGCGGCTTCACTACCGGTAAAATCAGAAGTTAGATTACCCAATTCGTCTCTTCCTTCAAATGTTCCATAATTTACGTAACTAATACCAGCATGAAACGTTTGCAAATGACGGTCATACGTATACGCATAAGCAGCTGTTCCATAAGAAACTTCACCAAAATAACTACCATAATTTACCGATAAACGTTTGTGCATTTCAGCATTTATAGTTGCCGGATTATAAAACGCTTGATTTACGTCGTAATCAACAACGGTAACTGTTTTTCCTCCTAATGCTGCTTGTCTTGGTGATTGTGCTAAGTTTAAAAATTGATATACACTCTGACCTCCTATTTGGCTAAAACCATTAGCCGATAGTAGAAATAAAAATAGGAATAAGAGTTTTCTTAGCATTTTTTATAGTTAATCTTACTTATAACGCAACTGCGAAGATAAAATTATATCGGTTAGTAAACAAAAAAAGAACTCCCAATAAACAATTTATTGAGAGTTCATTTTGTATATTTTATAAATAATTAAATATTAGCTCTTAGCTTCAACAGGTTTTGGATTTTTTACCTTTTGATTTGTAATCGCAATATCTAAAACTTCACTCATTTTGTCTACATAATGGAAAGTTAAACCTTCGATATAATCTGGTTTGATTTCTTCGATATCACGTTTGTTCTCTTTACACAAAATAATCTCTTTGATATTCGCTCTTTTGGCAGCTAAAATCTTTTCTTTAATACCACCAACAGGCAATACTTTTCCTCGAAGCGTAATTTCTCCCGTCATTGCGATACTTTTCTTCACTCTTTTTTGTGTAAATGAAGAAACCATAGACGTTAACATGGCGATTCCGGCACTTGGTCCATCTTTTGGAGTTGCACCTTCTGGAACGTGAATATGAATGTTGTAATTATTTAAAACATCTGGATTGATTCCTAAACTTTCAGCATTAGCTCGAATATATTCCAAAGCAATCGTAACCGATTCTTTCATAACTGTTCCTAGGTTTCCGGTCATCGTCATTGCTCCTTTTCCTTTAGAAATCAAAGATTCGATAAATAAAATATCGCCACCAACTGATGTCCAAGCCAAACCTGTAACAACACCAGCCACATCGTTATTTTCGTATTTATCGCGCTCCATTCTAGGAGATTTTAATACTTCAATAATGTCAGCATCGGAAACTTTCACATTGTAAGGTTCTTCCATTGCAATTGATTTTGCTGCATGACGAACCATTTGAGCAATCTTTTTCTCTAAACCACGAACACCCGATTCACGTGTATAACCTACTACGATTTTTTCCAATTGTTTTTTACCAATTTGTAAATCTTTAGTTGTTAATCCGTGTTCTTTTAATTGTTTTGGCAATAAGTGTGCTTTGGCAATTTCGATTTTTTCTTCAATTGTATAACCCGTCATCTCAATGATTTCCATACGATCACGAAGTGCTGGTTGAATTGTCGATAAACTATTGGAAGTCGCGATAAACATTACTTTCGATAAGTCATATCCTAATTCCAAGAAATTATCATGAAACTCCTTATTTTGCTCTGGATCTAAAACTTCTAATAATGCAGAAGATGGATCACCATTATGACTTGATGATAATTTATCTATTTCGTCTAATACAAAAACCGGATTTGATGTTTTCGCTTTTTTAATGTTTTGAAGAATACGTCCTGGCATTGCACCAATGTACGTTTTTCTGTGACCACGAATTTCTGCTTCATCCCGCAAACCACCTAAAGACATACGAATGTATTCTCTACCTAAAGCTTCTGCAATAGACTTTCCGATAGATGTTTTTCCAACACCAGGAGGTCCGTACAAACATAAGATTGGCGATTTCATATCGTTTCGCAATTTTAAAACTGCTAAATGCTCAATAATACGTTTTTTAACATCATCTAAACCATAATGATCTCTATCTAATATTTTTTGAGCACGTTTTAAATCGAAATTATCTTTCGTGAATTCATTCCAAGGCAATTCTAAAAACAACTCAATATAATTGCGTTGGATTCCAAAATCAGGAGAATTAGGATTCGTACGTTGTAATTTAGAAAGTTCTTTTTCAAAATGCTTCGCTGTTTTTTCGTCCCATTTTTTCTTTTGACCTTTGGCACGCATTTCTTCAATTTCAGCTTCATACGAAACACCTCCCAATTCTTCTTGGATAGTTTTCATTTGTTGTTGCAAGAAATATTCGCGTTGTTGTTGGTCTAAATCAAAACGAACTTTAGATTGAATATCGTTTCGAACTTCTAATTTTTGAAGCTCTAAGTTCATGAAACGCAATGTTTCAAGTGCTCTATCTTTTAGATTTGGAATCGATAATAATTTTTGTTTTTCTTCAACCGAAAGGTTCATATTAGAAGAAACAAAATTGATTAAAAACGGATTACTTTCGATGTTTTTGATAGCAAAAGTAGCTTCCGTTGGAATATTCGGGCTTTCCTTAATAATTTGGATTGCCAATTCTTTTATCGATTCTACAATTGTTTTGAACTCGACATTTTTAACATCAGGTCGTTTTTCAGGAACTTCCTTAATTGTTGCTTTCAAATAGGGCTCTTCTTGAGTAAATGAATCGATTTCAAAACGTTTTTTCCCTTGAAGAATAACCGTTGTATTTCCATCAGGCATTTTCAAAACACGCATAATACGTGCTACGGTTCCAATATGATGAACATCATTTGGTGCTGGTTCTTCAACATTTTCATCAATTTGAGCTACAACACCAATAATTTTACCTTTGGCGTTAGCATCGTTAATTAATTTAATAGATTTATCTCTTCCGGCTGTAATAGGAATTACAACACCAGGGAATAAAACTGTATTACGTAGAGGTAAAATCGCGATATCTTCAGGCAAAGCCTCATTATTCATTTCTTCTTCATCCTCAGGCGTCATCAACGGAATTAATTCCGCATCCGGATCCATTTCTTGAAGTGACAAATTGTCAAGCGCTAGTATTTTTTGATTTGGCATAATAATATTTATGGTCTTTTTGTCAGTATTTAAAAAAAGTACTGCTATTCAAAGTTACACAGAAAAGTGTTATTTAATTGATAATCAAATCATAAAATAATTTTAAATAGCAATTTCAATAGTAATAGTTCAAGATGTATGCCATAAAAAAATCCCGAAGGATTACTTCGGGATTTAATATTATATTTTTTAGAAACTTAATCTACTTGATTATCAAACTCAATATCTGTAAAGACACCGTTTGTAATTGATTTAGTGGTAGAATTTGAAACATTATAAGCAGAAAAACTAAAAGTTCCTGATACTAAATCATTTGTTCTGTCAAATTCAGTGATTGTAACAGTTCCAACCGATGTATTTGAAATAGGATTATATGAAGAAAAAGCACCATTTGTTGCTCCTAAAGCTGTATCAAAGTACTGTAATAAACACAAATCACTAGATGATGTACTTGCTGCAAAAGTTCCTACAGCTGGATTGATTATTTGAATAGAAATAGATTTCCCATTACTGGTTAACCCGCTTATTATTAACTGATTTCCTAATGTTGTAGAAGTAAAATCACCAACTGTCGTAGAAGCAGTAAAATCATTCCCATCAATTTTTGCTGTAAAAACACTACTTACAGAACCTCCTGCAGAAAGATCTAAAGCTGGATCTACAGGTTCATTATCACACGAAACCGTTGAGAAAGCTATTGATAAAACGAAAAGTGTTACAATTGATTTTATAGTTTTCATAATTTAATTTTAAATGTTTCCAAATATAAAAAGATATTTTATTTTTTAGGCACTCGAAATAATAAAAGTAGTCCTACAACAAAAAATAAAATTAAAAATAAGATCGCATTTTGAATTTTTCCTGTTACATCGGCAATATAACCATATGTAAACATACCGATTACAATACCAATTTTCTCGGCAACATCATAAAAACTAAAGAAAGATGTTGTATCGTTTGTTCCATCTGGAATAAATTTAGAATAAGTAGAACGTGAAAGCGATTGAATTCCTCCCATTACCAAACCTACAAAGGCGGCAGCAATGTAAAAATCATTTGGAGTAACTACAAAATAAGCATACGTACAAATTAAAATCCATGAGAAATTAATAAAAATAAGCACTTTTATGTTTCCAAATTTAGCCGATGCTTTTGAGGTTAACCAAGCTCCTAAAACTGCAATTAACTGAATCAATAAAACACTAACTATTAAACCAATAGTTCGCTTGCTATCACTTCCCCATTTTACTTCTTTTTCACCAAAATAAGCAGCAATAATCATAATGGTTTGAACTGCCATACTGTAAACAAAAAAAGCAGCTAAATAACGACGTAGAGGTTTTAACTCTTTTAGTTGATGCCACACTTTTAATAACTCTTTAAAACCATTGAAAATTACATTTCGGTGTAGCTTATTGTCGTTTTTGTTGTTAGGCAAATAATAATAAGTATATTGACTAAAACCTATCCACCAAATTCCTACTAAAAGAAAAGAATAACGCATCATTTGCAGTTTGTAATCATCTGCAACAGACATTACCATTCCTAAACAGACAAGCAGCAACAAAACGCTACCAATGTAGCCCAAACTAAAACCTTTGGCACTAATTCCATCTTGTTGTTCTTTATGAGCAATATCTGGCAAATATGAATTATAAAAAACCAAACTTCCCCAAAAACCTATTAAAGCCAACAAATAGGAAATCAAACTTAAAACAACCTTTTCATCATCAATAGAAAAAAAGTACAAAGACATACATGAAATAGCTCCTACATAGCAGAAAAGTTTTAAGAAAAACTTTTTATTTCCCATATAATCTGCAATTCCAGATAATAAAGGTGAGATAAAAGCAATGATTAAAAATCCTAATGCTGTAACATAACTTATTAAAGCTTCGCTACGAATAGACAATCCAAAAAGAACTATTTCATCGATGTTTTTATGACGAAATAAAGCACCATAATACAAAGGAAATATAGTAGAAGAAATTACTAAAGCGTAAACTGAATTTGCCCAATCGTAAAAAGCCCAAGCGTTTAATAACTTTGAATCTCCTTTTTGTAGTTTTTGCATAGCTTATGTTTTAAAATAAAAAATCCCGACAATGTCGGGATTCAAATATAATAGTAATTTTTTAATTATTTAAAAGTTACTCCAAACTTAGCCGCTTCAGCTTTAGCTTGTGGAATTAATTCCTTAATCTTAGCAATACGAGTTGCATTACTAGGGTGTGTACTCATAAATTCTGGTGGTGATTGCCCTCCCGATTGTGCTGCCATTCTTTCCCAAAATGCAACAGCAGTATCAGGATTGTAACCTGCAATAGCCATTAATGTTAATCCAATCATATCCGCTTCACTTTCATGCGCTCTACTAAATGGTAACATTCCACCAAATTGTGTTGTTGCTCCATAAGCCGTCATAGCCAATTGTTGCGTTTCTTGCGATTTACTTCCAGTTGCAACTGCAACACCAGCAGCACCCGCTTGTTGTAAAACTCCAGCGCTCATACGTTGCTGACCATGATTCGCTAAAGCGTGAGCCACTTCGTGTCCCATTACCGTAGCCATTCCAGCATCGTCTTTACAAATTGGCATAATACCCGTATAAAAAACGATTTTTCCTCCAGGCATACACCAAGCATTTACTTCTTTGCTATCTACTAATTTATATTCCCAAGCATATCCTTCTAAATAATTAGCATATCCGTTAGCATTTAACCAGCGTTCAGCGGCAACTTTGATTTTAGATCCAACTGTCTCTACTCTTTTTGCATCGCTTGTACCCGTAATTACTTTATTTTCAGATAAAAACTGATTATATTGTTGAAAAGCAGAAGGTAAAATTTCGCTATTAGGCACTAAAGC of Flavobacterium channae contains these proteins:
- a CDS encoding MlaD family protein; the encoded protein is MEKTSSQKIQLGIFVIIGTLIFLAAIYFIGNKQNMFGNTSRLNAVFVNVNGLQPGNNVRYAGIDIGTVNEIEMVNDTTITVVMLIDNKIMEHIKTNAIATIGSDGLVGNIIINIIPGKGNAPKVTNGDTIKSYSRIGTDAMLETLNVTNENAAMLTADLLKITQEITLGKGTVGMLIRDTVMAQDLKATMNYLRLTSKGTSESVASLNQLINDLNRKDNVIGTLNDTVVANRMKKIIVNLEKSSVEINKVVTNLNATITNVKDGKGALNYLSNDPKLVKQIDSTMTNLNKASIKLNEDLEALKHNFLFRGYFKKQTKEKEKIKK
- a CDS encoding ABC transporter ATP-binding protein, whose product is MDTTSKNTIIEIHDLHKSFGNNVVLNGFDLVLNEGENLVVMGKSGSGKSVMIKCIIGLEQPDSGSILVMNQEINSLEREDLDELRTEIGFLFQGSALYDSMSVRENLEFPLRRHTKKFGVIKDTTPLVMEVLESVGLAHAIDLMPNELSGGMKRRIALARTLILKPKIILYDEPTTGLDPITSKEIVLLMNSVQEKFNTSSIIITHDVDCAKVIANRMILLIDGINYIEGTFEALANSQDPKVQAFFK
- a CDS encoding DUF6252 family protein encodes the protein MKTIKSIVTLFVLSIAFSTVSCDNEPVDPALDLSAGGSVSSVFTAKIDGNDFTASTTVGDFTSTTLGNQLIISGLTSNGKSISIQIINPAVGTFAASTSSSDLCLLQYFDTALGATNGAFSSYNPISNTSVGTVTITEFDRTNDLVSGTFSFSAYNVSNSTTKSITNGVFTDIEFDNQVD
- a CDS encoding GIY-YIG nuclease family protein, whose protein sequence is MNNTMIEYNEGFHTYYVYIITNKYKSTFYIGVTNNLGLRLQQHKENIENDIKTFASKYNLQFLVYYEKFSWIQLAIAREKELKGWRRDKKIDLIKSFNENFEFLNNRFDKDDVIPPTSE
- a CDS encoding MlaE family ABC transporter permease, whose protein sequence is MKKYFDNLIEALQNFLAEVGDISYFAYRFFKEVWKPPYEFKELLRQCFYIGNRSLLLVSVTGFIIGLVFTLQSRPTLQEFGAVSWMASMVSVSIIREIGPIITALICAGRIGSGIGAELGSMKVTEQIDAMEVSGTNPFKYLVITRIVACTLMLPILVIIGDFIAIYGSFLVENIKGNVSFTLYFNQVFNILEYSDVIPATIKTFFFGFAIGLIGCYKGYNCKKGTAGVGKAANAAVVYTSMLLFVIDFVAVFVTNIFYG
- the cmk gene encoding (d)CMP kinase, yielding MKKITIAIDGFSSTGKSTLAKQLAATLGYVYVDTGAMYRAVAYFAMQHNLVSETHLDKAGLIAQLPNINLRFQFNSALGFAEMYLNNENIETQIRTIEVSRMVSKVAEVSEVRAKLVEQQQEMGKDKGIVMDGRDIGTVVFPDAELKLFMTASSRTRAQRRFDELVEKGQHVTFEDVLQNVEERDYIDTHREDSPLVKADDAIEVDNSSLSKKEQFELVLNLVKEKI
- the lon gene encoding endopeptidase La, giving the protein MPNQKILALDNLSLQEMDPDAELIPLMTPEDEEEMNNEALPEDIAILPLRNTVLFPGVVIPITAGRDKSIKLINDANAKGKIIGVVAQIDENVEEPAPNDVHHIGTVARIMRVLKMPDGNTTVILQGKKRFEIDSFTQEEPYLKATIKEVPEKRPDVKNVEFKTIVESIKELAIQIIKESPNIPTEATFAIKNIESNPFLINFVSSNMNLSVEEKQKLLSIPNLKDRALETLRFMNLELQKLEVRNDIQSKVRFDLDQQQREYFLQQQMKTIQEELGGVSYEAEIEEMRAKGQKKKWDEKTAKHFEKELSKLQRTNPNSPDFGIQRNYIELFLELPWNEFTKDNFDLKRAQKILDRDHYGLDDVKKRIIEHLAVLKLRNDMKSPILCLYGPPGVGKTSIGKSIAEALGREYIRMSLGGLRDEAEIRGHRKTYIGAMPGRILQNIKKAKTSNPVFVLDEIDKLSSSHNGDPSSALLEVLDPEQNKEFHDNFLELGYDLSKVMFIATSNSLSTIQPALRDRMEIIEMTGYTIEEKIEIAKAHLLPKQLKEHGLTTKDLQIGKKQLEKIVVGYTRESGVRGLEKKIAQMVRHAAKSIAMEEPYNVKVSDADIIEVLKSPRMERDKYENNDVAGVVTGLAWTSVGGDILFIESLISKGKGAMTMTGNLGTVMKESVTIALEYIRANAESLGINPDVLNNYNIHIHVPEGATPKDGPSAGIAMLTSMVSSFTQKRVKKSIAMTGEITLRGKVLPVGGIKEKILAAKRANIKEIILCKENKRDIEEIKPDYIEGLTFHYVDKMSEVLDIAITNQKVKNPKPVEAKS
- the porQ gene encoding type IX secretion system protein PorQ, which codes for MLRKLLFLFLFLLSANGFSQIGGQSVYQFLNLAQSPRQAALGGKTVTVVDYDVNQAFYNPATINAEMHKRLSVNYGSYFGEVSYGTAAYAYTYDRHLQTFHAGISYVNYGTFEGRDELGNLTSDFTGSEAALSLGYAYNLPWTDMFVGVNAKLISSTLETYNSWGAAVDLGFLYVDYDNDINYGLTVRNLGFQIKPYEDTNEKLPLAIDAGISQLMENVPIRWHMTFENLQQWNIAFSNPNRAEGNLDGGTKEEKVSFFNNALRHVILGAELFPEKGFNIRLGYNFRRSEELRILEQRNFSGISVGFGIRFGKVKFDYSYSRYTVAANTSLFGLMIDLE
- a CDS encoding MFS transporter, encoding MQKLQKGDSKLLNAWAFYDWANSVYALVISSTIFPLYYGALFRHKNIDEIVLFGLSIRSEALISYVTALGFLIIAFISPLLSGIADYMGNKKFFLKLFCYVGAISCMSLYFFSIDDEKVVLSLISYLLALIGFWGSLVFYNSYLPDIAHKEQQDGISAKGFSLGYIGSVLLLLVCLGMVMSVADDYKLQMMRYSFLLVGIWWIGFSQYTYYYLPNNKNDNKLHRNVIFNGFKELLKVWHQLKELKPLRRYLAAFFVYSMAVQTIMIIAAYFGEKEVKWGSDSKRTIGLIVSVLLIQLIAVLGAWLTSKASAKFGNIKVLIFINFSWILICTYAYFVVTPNDFYIAAAFVGLVMGGIQSLSRSTYSKFIPDGTNDTTSFFSFYDVAEKIGIVIGMFTYGYIADVTGKIQNAILFLILFFVVGLLLLFRVPKK